The nucleotide sequence CGACAACTGGGCTGAAGCACCAAAATCAAAAATAAAAGTCATCGAGTCAATACTCGTATAAGACGCTGGATTTAGAGGGTTAATTTGCTTTGAAGACCGCAACCCATATCCAATTCCTCCCATAGACCGGCCAGCCCCAAAAGAGCGGTCTGCCAATTCTCCATACCCAAACCGAGTGTAAGGAGAGTTTGTATTGTTCTGCGCGAACAATGACAATTGAGAAAGAATACAAATACTAACTAAAAATATCCTTTTAATTTTCAACATTATATTCTAAGATTCTATTTAATCCTGTCAACACTAAATTAATGTCTGCAAAGTTCGCGTTTTTTAGTTTCCTTTCAAAATAAAAAGAATGCCCTCCCGTTAAAAAAACCAAAAGAGAGGGATATTTTATCCTTAATGAATCAATATAGCCATCCATTTCGAAAATTATACCATTAATAACCCCTGCCTGAATAGCTGTTTCGGTATTGTTTCCAATCAGCGATACCTTATCTGGCTCTGAGACTAAAGGCAATTTCTTCGTAAATGTATGCAACGCTTTAAAACGAGTACTCATACCTGGAGAAATATTTCCTCCTATATATGCTCCTGAAGCTTCAATGACTTCATATGTTATGGCCGTACCGGCATCAATCACCAACAAATCTTTTCCAGGCTTGAGATAATTGGCTCCTACAACAGCAGCCAAACGATCCTTTCCTAAAGTTTGAGGTGATTTGTACATTACTTTTACCGGCAACCTCACATTTTCATCAAGAAATAAAAAAAAGGTCAACTTACTTTTTAATAAGTTCACAATAGAATGATCCACATCTATCACGGTAGAAAAAATACCGTTTATTAGATTAAATTCTTCAAAAAGCGAAGAAACAACCGTAGCATCAAAATGTTTAAAAACAGATGACGACTTAAGTTGTCCATTAGAGAATATGGCTACTTTCGTAGATGAATTTCCTTGTTCAATAATAAGATTCACTCGTTTGATATTTTCCACAAAGAAAAGCAAAATAGACGACATAACGAACATCTTTTCAGGATTAAGCATATTTTTTTACTAATAAGTTTGTATTTGCACGAATATGAGAGGTTTTCCGTTTCTTAAAAAGAGTAATCTGCGAATAATATAACATTGGCGATTCGAAAATAAAGTATACATTTGTGCCTCAAAAACATTCGATCGATGAAAAAACAACTATTCATATTCGTTTTTTTACTTTTGATTCTGCCTTTAAAGGCCCAGCTTCAGTTAAGTACTGACTCACGCATAAGCATTTTAACAAGTTACCCGTCGGATGAAGAAGTATTTACACTGTACGGACATACGGCTATTCGAATCTCTGATCCTGCGCAAAAAATAGATTACGTATTTAATTATGGAATTTTTGATTTTCAAACACCTAATTTTATATATCGTTTTACTAAAGGTGAAACAGACTATATGTTGGGCGTAGTCGATTTCAGAAGTTACTTTATCGAATATCAGATGCGTGGAAGTAAGGTGGTTGAACAGGTTTTAAATATGAATCAGGAAGAGAAAGAAAAACTTTGGCAAGCTCTTATTATTAATTACGAGCCACAAAATAGAAAATACCGCTACAATTTCTTTTTTGACAACTGTTCCACAAGACCCCGCGATTTGGTGGAAAAATCAATTGATGGAAAAATAATTTATGAAAACAAAAAAACAGATCACACATTCAGAGACCTGATTTCTTACTGTACGCGTAATAATTCATGGTATACTTTTGGTTGCGATCTGGCTTTGGGAAGTCCTACCGACCGGATAGCGACAGTTCGCGAAGAGATGTTTCTCCCTCTATATCTGGAATCAGCCTTCGAATCAGCTCATGTCGATACACAAAAGGGAGATAAAAGAAAATTAGTATCTTCGTCTACCGTTTTAATTGAAGAATCTGTAGCGCAAACAAACACAGACGTTTTGCTAACTCCTATATTTACCGGAATAGTTGTTTGTCTATTAGTACTTACAATTACTTTCTTTGAAATAAAGAAGAAAACCTATTTTAGAGCTACAGACATCATTCTATTCTTTATTGCAGGATTAGCAGGCTCTTTACTCTTTTTTCTCAGTTTTATTTCCACCCATCCATCCACATGCCCAAACTGGTCGCTGCTTTGGTTACACCCCCTTCATTTGATTGGAATGGGATTGTTTTCGGTAAAAAAGTGGAAGATAGCTGCATATTATTATCATTTTATTAACTTTGCAGCGCTTACACTGCTTTTGATAGGATGGAATTTAATCCCTCAACAGTTTAATCCGGCTTTTATCCCATTGGTTTTAACGTTGTGGATACGGTCTGGATTCGGTGTTTACAGAAAAATTAAATATTAATGAGAAGATTTCTTACATCTCTGATTGCAGTTTTAGCGATCACCAATCTGGAAGCACAACAACAAGTGCCCAAACTGGTGGTATGCGTTACCGTAGACCAACTAAGAGGTGATTATATTGAATATTTTTACAACACATTCGGTGAACGTGGTTTTAAACGTTTGCTTAATGAAGGTCTGGTATATAAAAATATCCGTTTCGAATTTTCGAATGTGGATCAGGCAACAGCTTTCGCGACCCTCTTTACTGGTACAAATCCGTGTTATAATGGTATAAGCGGAGATAATGTTTATGATTTTGAGAAGGATAAAGAGTTGCCCAGTTTAAATGACCCAGCCTATCTTGGTAACTATACACACGATAATTACTCACCTAAAAACTTGATTAGTTCAACGATTGGTGATGAATTAAAAATCGCATCTAACGGACGCAGTGATGTTTATGCCATTGCCCCGGATGCACAAAGCGCCATCTTATCGGCCGGACATGCTGCCAACGGAGCTTTCTGGCTCGATAATTTTAACGGCAAATGGGCTACTACAACCTACTATAAGAATGTTCCCTGGTATGTAGACCGGTATAACAATGGAACTGAATCGCTTGAAGCCCGTATTGAATCTATGGTTTGGGAACCAAATCTTCCATTGAATCAGTACAAGGCTTTCCCCTATTTAATGGACGACATACCTTACAAGTATTCTTTTAACCCCAAATATAAGGATTGCTATACCAATCTAAAGACGTCTCCTTTTATTAATAAGGAAATAAACCGTCTGGCAAAGCAATTTATCGAATTCGGAGGTTTTGGAACACGCAGTTGTCCGGATTTACTTTCCATTACTTACTATGCCGGTAATTATAATGGGGCAAGAAACAAAGAATATACACGAGAAATACAGGATATTTACGTACAATTAGATAAAGACCTAGAGCAATTGCTTGACGCGATTGATAAGAAAGTGGGCCTTTCCAATACATTAATCGTATTGTCTGGCACAGGATATTATCAGAATGAGGTTGAGTATTCCAATGGCCTTTCGCTTGGTGGAGGAGAGTTTCATCCCAAAAGATGCGTAGCCTTACTTAATATGTATTTGATGGCCATACATGGTCAGCAAAACTGGGTAAAGGGCTATCACGACGGTCAACTATATTTTAACCGGAAGACCATCGAAGATGCCAAACTTGATCTGGGTGTCATTCAGCAACAGGCTGCAGAGTTTGTTCTTGAATTCAGCGGAGTTCAGCACGTAACTACCGACAGAGCGCTACGGTCGGGCGATTGGAATGAAGGTACAGCCAATTTCCGCAACGGAACCCATCACCTGGGCAGAGGCGATTTAATGATCGAATTGCAGCCGGGATGGAAAATTGCCAACGACGACGACAAGAGTAAAAAGCCAACGAGTATCGTTCGCAACAATGCAGTGATTACACCACTTATATTTATGGGCAATGGTTTGAAGCCTGTTCATATATATAGGGAAGTAAAAGCAACGGAAGTGGCTCCTACCATTACGCATGTCCTTAGAATAAGGCCACCAAATGCAAGTCTGCAACTTCCGCTTTCAGAATTACTCAATTACTAACAAAAACAAGAAAAAAAATAATATAACATGGGATTTAATGAGTTTATGACCAAGCTGTTCGGCAATAAGTCGCAGCGTGACCTCAAGGAAATTGACCCTTATGTACTCAAAATTAAAGCAGTCTATCCTGAGATTCAAAAACTGTGTAATGATGAATTACGTGCAAAGACCGACGAGATAAAACAACGTATTCAGGATTTTGTTTCAGAAGAAAATGCCAGAGTAGAAGAACTTCGCAAAGGCATTGAAGATAAAGAACTTGAAGAGCGCGAAACTATTTGGGCCGAAGTCGATGTAATTGAAAAAGCAATAACAGAGAAGATGGAAATTGTACTGGAAGAGTCGCTTCCCGAAGTATTCTCTGTTATGAAAGAAACGGCACGTCGTTTTACCGAAAACGAACAAGTTATCGTTTCTGCCAATCAATTTGACCGTGACCTGGCAACCAAACACGATTTTGTTTCTATCGAGGGAGACAAAGCCATTTATCTGAATCATTGGAAAGCCGGTGGTACTGAGATTAAATGGGACATGGTACATTACGATGTACAGTTATTTGGTGGCGTTGTATTACATAAAGGTAAAATCGCCGAAATGGCAACTGGTGAGGGTAAAACATTGGTAGCTACTCTTCCTGTATTTTTGAATGCGCTTACCCGCAAGGGCGTCCATGTGGTAACAGTAAACGACTACTTGTCTAAACGTGACTCGGAGTGGATGGGCCCGTTATACATGTTTCACGGACTCTCTGTGGATTGTATCGACAAGCACCAACCTAACTCGGATGCACGCCGCGCAGCATACAATTCGGATATCACATTTGGAACAAACAACGAATTCGGTTTCGACTACCTTCGCGACAACATGGCCATTAGTCCACAGGACCTGGTACAGCGCAAGCACAACTACGCCATCGTGGATGAGGTCGACTCAGTTTTGATTGATGATGCCCGTACACCTTTAATTATATCCGGACCTATCCCCAAAGGAGATGTTCAACTTTTCGAAGAATTCAGAAACAACGTAGAAGTTGTTGTTAACGCTCAGAAAAATCTTTGTACCAAGTTGCTTACCGAAGCAAAAGGTAAAATGTTGAGCGATGATTCTAAGATTAAAGAAGAAGGCTCTCTTTTATTATACAGATCATTCAAAGGATTCCCTCGCAACAAGGCATTGATTAAGTTCCTGAGTGAACAAGGAGTTAAGGCTTCTATGCTGAAAACAGAAGAACAGTATATGGCCGAAAACATGCGCAACATGCATTTGGTAACAGACGATCTGTTCTTTGTGATCGACGAGAAGAATAACAGCATAGAACTTACCGATAAAGGTATTGACCTTATGACAGGTAATTCTGATGACCCTCATTTCTTTGTACTTCCTGATATTACATCAGAACTTTCGCAGCTTGAAAACTTAGCTGGCAACGATTCAGAAAAACAGGCTCGTAAGGATGAAATTCTGGCAAATTATGCTGTTAAGAGCGAACGCGTTCATACCATCAACCAACTACTAAAAGCATATACCTTGTTTGAAAAGGACGATGAGTATGTTGTAATGGACAACAAAGTAATGATTGTAGACGAACAGACTGGTCGTATTATGGAAGGCCGCCGTTATTCTGATGGTTTACATCAGGCTATCGAAGCCAAGGAACAGGTAAAAGTGGAAGCCGCTACACAGACCTTCGCTACTATTACATTACAGAACTACTTCCGTATGTACCACAAGCTTTCGGGGATGACCGGTACGGCCGAAACAGAAGCTGGTGAATTATGGAATATCTATAAACTCGATGTGGTTGTAATTCCTACGAACCGTCCTATATCTCGTAAGGATATGAACGACCGTATTTATAAAACTAAACGCGAAAAATATTCGGCTGTAATTGATGAAATCAGTAGTTTAATTGAAGCTGGCCGTCCTGTATTGGTTGGTACTACTTCTGTTGAAATCTCTGAATTACTAAGCCGTATGCTTACCCTGCGGAAGATTCCTCACAATGTACTTAATGCCAAGCTGCACCAACGTGAAGCTGATATTGTGGCTCAAGCCGGACAAGCCCGCACAGTTACCATCGCCACCAATATGGCTGGTCGTGGTACCGATATCAAGCTGTCTGCAGAAGTGAAGGCAGCCGGAGGTTTGGCAATTATTGGCACCGAACGTCATGAGTCTCGTCGTGTGGACCGTCAGTTACGTGGTCGTGCCGGTCGCCAGGGAGACCCGGGATCATCTGTATTCTATGTATCTCTGGAAGACGATTTGATGCGTCTGTTTGCTTCCGAACGTATTGCAGGTCTGATGGACAAGCTCGGTTTCAAAGAAGGCGAAGTGCTGGAACACAATATGCTTAGCAAATCGGTAGAACGTGCACAGAAAAAGGTAGAAGAAAACAACTTTGGCATACGTAAACGTTTGCTAGAATACGATGATGTAATGAACTCGCAACGCGAGGTTGTTTACTCTCGTCGTCGCCATGCCCTTTTGGGAGAACGTATCGGAATTGACGTACTAAATACTATTTACGATACTTCTGCAGCGATTGTAGACCAACACGAAGGAGATTACGAATCATTCAAGCTTGAGCTCTTCAAAGTATTTGCTATGGAGTGCCCTTTCACCGAAGACGAATTCAGAAGCGGCAAATCAGATAACCTTACCGATCGTTTGTTCAATGCAGCATTGAAAACATTCAAGCGCAAAATGGAACGACTTTCGGAAGTTGCCAATCCGGTAATTAAACAGGTATTCGAAAACCAGGGAGCCATGTATGAAAATATTATGATCCCTATCTCGGATGGCAAACGTATGTATAACATAAGCTGTAACCTAAAGGAAGCCTACGATACTGAATGTAAAGCCATCGTAAAGTCATTCCAAAAGTCGATCGTATTACATACCATCGACGAAGCATGGAAAGAACACTTACGTGAAATGGATGAACTGCGTCACTCCGTACAGAATGCCAGCTACGAAAACAAAGATCCATTGCTTATCTACAAGCTTGAATCGTATAATCTTTTTAAAACAATGGTTGATACGATGAACCGAAAAACAGCCTCAATCCTTATGAGAGGTCAGATTCCGCTTCGCGAAGAGCCAAAACAGAGTCAGGCCGAAGTTGATGCTGCACATGCTGCGCATGCCGCTGCTC is from uncultured Macellibacteroides sp. and encodes:
- a CDS encoding type III pantothenate kinase; amino-acid sequence: MFVMSSILLFFVENIKRVNLIIEQGNSSTKVAIFSNGQLKSSSVFKHFDATVVSSLFEEFNLINGIFSTVIDVDHSIVNLLKSKLTFFLFLDENVRLPVKVMYKSPQTLGKDRLAAVVGANYLKPGKDLLVIDAGTAITYEVIEASGAYIGGNISPGMSTRFKALHTFTKKLPLVSEPDKVSLIGNNTETAIQAGVINGIIFEMDGYIDSLRIKYPSLLVFLTGGHSFYFERKLKNANFADINLVLTGLNRILEYNVEN
- a CDS encoding DUF4105 domain-containing protein translates to MKKQLFIFVFLLLILPLKAQLQLSTDSRISILTSYPSDEEVFTLYGHTAIRISDPAQKIDYVFNYGIFDFQTPNFIYRFTKGETDYMLGVVDFRSYFIEYQMRGSKVVEQVLNMNQEEKEKLWQALIINYEPQNRKYRYNFFFDNCSTRPRDLVEKSIDGKIIYENKKTDHTFRDLISYCTRNNSWYTFGCDLALGSPTDRIATVREEMFLPLYLESAFESAHVDTQKGDKRKLVSSSTVLIEESVAQTNTDVLLTPIFTGIVVCLLVLTITFFEIKKKTYFRATDIILFFIAGLAGSLLFFLSFISTHPSTCPNWSLLWLHPLHLIGMGLFSVKKWKIAAYYYHFINFAALTLLLIGWNLIPQQFNPAFIPLVLTLWIRSGFGVYRKIKY
- a CDS encoding alkaline phosphatase family protein, with protein sequence MRRFLTSLIAVLAITNLEAQQQVPKLVVCVTVDQLRGDYIEYFYNTFGERGFKRLLNEGLVYKNIRFEFSNVDQATAFATLFTGTNPCYNGISGDNVYDFEKDKELPSLNDPAYLGNYTHDNYSPKNLISSTIGDELKIASNGRSDVYAIAPDAQSAILSAGHAANGAFWLDNFNGKWATTTYYKNVPWYVDRYNNGTESLEARIESMVWEPNLPLNQYKAFPYLMDDIPYKYSFNPKYKDCYTNLKTSPFINKEINRLAKQFIEFGGFGTRSCPDLLSITYYAGNYNGARNKEYTREIQDIYVQLDKDLEQLLDAIDKKVGLSNTLIVLSGTGYYQNEVEYSNGLSLGGGEFHPKRCVALLNMYLMAIHGQQNWVKGYHDGQLYFNRKTIEDAKLDLGVIQQQAAEFVLEFSGVQHVTTDRALRSGDWNEGTANFRNGTHHLGRGDLMIELQPGWKIANDDDKSKKPTSIVRNNAVITPLIFMGNGLKPVHIYREVKATEVAPTITHVLRIRPPNASLQLPLSELLNY
- the secA gene encoding preprotein translocase subunit SecA; the encoded protein is MGFNEFMTKLFGNKSQRDLKEIDPYVLKIKAVYPEIQKLCNDELRAKTDEIKQRIQDFVSEENARVEELRKGIEDKELEERETIWAEVDVIEKAITEKMEIVLEESLPEVFSVMKETARRFTENEQVIVSANQFDRDLATKHDFVSIEGDKAIYLNHWKAGGTEIKWDMVHYDVQLFGGVVLHKGKIAEMATGEGKTLVATLPVFLNALTRKGVHVVTVNDYLSKRDSEWMGPLYMFHGLSVDCIDKHQPNSDARRAAYNSDITFGTNNEFGFDYLRDNMAISPQDLVQRKHNYAIVDEVDSVLIDDARTPLIISGPIPKGDVQLFEEFRNNVEVVVNAQKNLCTKLLTEAKGKMLSDDSKIKEEGSLLLYRSFKGFPRNKALIKFLSEQGVKASMLKTEEQYMAENMRNMHLVTDDLFFVIDEKNNSIELTDKGIDLMTGNSDDPHFFVLPDITSELSQLENLAGNDSEKQARKDEILANYAVKSERVHTINQLLKAYTLFEKDDEYVVMDNKVMIVDEQTGRIMEGRRYSDGLHQAIEAKEQVKVEAATQTFATITLQNYFRMYHKLSGMTGTAETEAGELWNIYKLDVVVIPTNRPISRKDMNDRIYKTKREKYSAVIDEISSLIEAGRPVLVGTTSVEISELLSRMLTLRKIPHNVLNAKLHQREADIVAQAGQARTVTIATNMAGRGTDIKLSAEVKAAGGLAIIGTERHESRRVDRQLRGRAGRQGDPGSSVFYVSLEDDLMRLFASERIAGLMDKLGFKEGEVLEHNMLSKSVERAQKKVEENNFGIRKRLLEYDDVMNSQREVVYSRRRHALLGERIGIDVLNTIYDTSAAIVDQHEGDYESFKLELFKVFAMECPFTEDEFRSGKSDNLTDRLFNAALKTFKRKMERLSEVANPVIKQVFENQGAMYENIMIPISDGKRMYNISCNLKEAYDTECKAIVKSFQKSIVLHTIDEAWKEHLREMDELRHSVQNASYENKDPLLIYKLESYNLFKTMVDTMNRKTASILMRGQIPLREEPKQSQAEVDAAHAAHAAAQRVAVQQAAPERRQDMSKYRTQKDEIGGTTQPEERAEQRPQPKHEPVRVEKQVGRNDACPCGSGKKYKNCHGKGL